The sequence below is a genomic window from Pseudomonas cremoricolorata.
CCGGTGATCTTCTGGCTGTCGTCGGCCAGTTGGCGAATCATCTCGGCTGTTTGTTGCACGCCGCTCGAAAGCCCGGCAATTGAGGCCTGAACCCTGCCGACCACTTGCTGGCCACTTCCGGCCAAGGCATCCGCCGTCTGGGACAGATCTCGAGTGGCACCGGCGTGCTGGGCGATGTGGTGCACGGTGGCGGTCATCTGGTTGATCGCGGTGGCCGCCTGATCGGTTTCGCTCTGTTGGCCGAGCATGCCGTGACGCACGTCATTCATGCTGGCTGCCAGTTGCGCGGCGCCGGCATCGAGCTGCGCTGCCGATTGCGCCACGGTACCGACCACGCGGTGATAGGTCGATTGCATGGCATTGAAGGCCACGGCCATCTGTCCGACCTCATCGCCCCCGGCCAGCGGCACGCGGGCAGACAGGTCGCCGGTTTTCTCGACGTGGAGCATGACGCTCCTGAGGGTGTTGAGTTGACGCAGCAGAAAGCGGATCAGCAACTGCGAGGCGCCCAGCATCAACAGCATCAGCACCAGCACACACAGGGCGTAGTGGCCGAAGCGGTCGAAGAACACCTGAGTGAAGCTGGGGGCGGTCGCCAGTACGGCGAGGTGCATGTCACCGCGTTGAATCAGGTGAGCGCCGCGTACGCGCTGGTCACCGAGCAGGGGGCCATCTGCCAGGGCGATCCAGCCCTGTGCGTCGCTGGGGATGGAAAGCCCTACGCCGGCAAGGGTCGGGGTCTGGCCCATGCGCCAGCTGACCAGTTGCGGTTGGGCCGGCAGAGCTTGCTCCCCAGGCCAGGCCGCCAGCAACTGGGCTTCGGCCGCCGCATGCGCGCGCGCGCTCTGCAGGCGGGCATCCTGCTCCAGGTGCACGGCGTAGAGCACCAGCAGCAGGGTCGTGAAAAAGGCCACCGCATTGACGGCCCAGAATTTGTATTTGAGCGAAACGTTGCTAAGCCAGGCACCCATGGCAGGTCTTCTCTGAGTTGGCGGAACAGTATTGGCAAGGTGCCATCATTGTGCCGCTCACTCACAGCGCCGTCGTTGACGCTCGTCAAGAAACCTCGGGCAGGTCGAAGAACGCTCGGGCGCAGGCCGTGGTATGTGCGGCGGTGTGCTCGGCAGTTTCTCCCCGGTGACGCGCGACCTCATGCAGTACTGCAGGGAGAAACGCCGGTTCGTTACGTCCGCTCTTGGGCTTGGGCCTGAGCGTACGCGGCAGCAGGTAGGGCGCATCGCTTTCCAGCATCAGGCGACCCTCGGGAATGTTGCCGACCAGACCGTGCAGGTGCGTACCGCGGCGTTCATCGCAGATCCAACCGGTAATGCCGATGTGCAGGTCGAGGTCAAGGTAGGCGAACAGCGCCTGACGCTCACCGGTGAAGCAGTGCACCACGGCCGCAGGCAGTTGATCGCGAAACGCCTTGAGTATGTCCAGCAGCCGTGCGCTGGCGTCGCGCTCGTGCAGGAACACCGGCAGTTGCAGTGCGGCGGCCAGCGTCAACTGAGCCTCCAGCGCTTTCTCTTGTAGCGGCCTTGGGGAGAAATCACGGTTGAAATCCAGCCCGCACTCACCCACTGCACGCACCCGTGGCTGGGTCAGCAACTGGCGTAGTTGCCGCTCGCTGTCGGCATTCCAGCTGTTGGCATCGTGGGGGTGGATGCCAGCGGTGGCGAAGAGTGTCTGTCCCGTTTCATCGAGGCCATGACACAGTTCGAGGGCCTGTTCGCTGACCTGCAGACTGGTGCCGGTCAACAGCATTTGCACGACGCCTGCTTCACGGGCGCGTTCGACCACCTCCGACTGGCGGTCATGGAAACTGCTGTTGGTCAGGTTGACGCCAATATCGATCAGTTGCATGGTTGCTACCTCGTGCCCCGGGCAGGCCAGCATAACAAAGCAGGCGGCGGAACAAATAATCGCCGAACCTCAATGGCTTGCCACTGTCTGTTGATGTCAGTTGTCACCTCCGCTTGCGCTGATAACACTCACTTCCATTCGGACACGCCATGTGACAGCCCGCATTCTGCTGACTCTTTTGCTGGTAATCGGACTGCTGATCGCAGGTCCTGCCACCGCTCGTCTGGCCGGCCCGCAGCAGACCTCGAGCCACAGTCAACCGCGCGATTTTCCCCAGATCAGCTCGGCCAAGGTGCTGCGGGTACTGGTCAATCAAAGCCGCAACAGCTCTGGTGAGGTCAAGGGCGAGCCGGTGGGTATCGAGTACCACCGGGTCCGCGCGCTCGAGCATTACCTCAACGCCCGACTCGGCGAGAAGCACCGTTTGCAGGTCAAGCTGGTGCCCAAGGCTAAGGGTCAATTGCCCGGCGCCTTGTTGCGCGGCGAGGGCGACATCGCAGCCCCCGGCGAGCTGTTCGACCCAGCACTGGTGCACCAACTGGTGGCCAGCGATCCGGTGGTCGATCGCGTGTCCTTGGTGCTGGTCGGGCGCAAGGGCGCGCGCAGCGTAGCGCGTGCCGAGCAGTTGTCCGGGCGCACCGTGGCGCTAATCAGCGCCAGTGCCGCAGGGGTGGCGATCGAGGCCGTGAATCGCCAGCTGGCGCTGCGCAAGCGCGCGCCGATCAAGATCGAATGGGTCGACCCGACCTTGGCGGTCGAGGACGTGCTGGAGATGGTCCAGGCCGGTATCTATCCGCTGACCGTGGTCGAGCGGCCAATTGCCGAGCGCTGGCAGCGGGTCATGCCCAAGCTGCGCCTCGATACCCGGGTCAAGCTTGGCGAGCCCCAGGCGGTGCGCTGGTACGTGCGCCGCGACGCGCCGGTACTGGAACAAACCCTCAACCGCTTCCTGGCGACCTACCGCGCGCCCGAGAACCAGAATGCCGCCTTCGAGCGCATCTACCGCCGCCAGTACCGGGTGCACAACCCCCTGGCGCGTCAGGAGCGCCAGCGCCTGGAAGCGGTGCGCAGCGTATTGCAGCGCCACGGCGAGGCGCAATCGATCGACTGGCTGAACCTGGCCGCGCTGGCCTACAAGGAGTCGACGCTCAATCCCCAGGCGCGCGGTGGCGGCGGTGCCCATGGTCTGATGCAGATCACCCCCTCGGCAGCGCAGCGGGTAGGGGTCAATAACACGGCTACGGTCGATGGCAATGTGCAGGCCGGGGCGCGCTACCTGGCGCTGATTCGCCGCAAGTTCTTCGCCAGTCCGGCGCTCAACGACCGTGAGCGCATGGCCTTCACCCTGGCGGCCTACAACCTCGGTCCCGAGCGCGTCCAGGCCATGCGCGCCGAGGCCCGGCGCCGGGGCCTGAACGGCAATCAGTGGTTCTTCCAGACCGAGCGGGTGGCCATGGAGCAGGTGGGCATGGGACCGGTCAACTTCGTCAACAGCGTCAACAAGTACTACCTGGCGTACAACCGCGAGCGTCTGGCGCTGGAGCGTACCCGCCAGCGCTGAGACGTGACCGATCTGTCGTGTGCTTCACGGGCTGTAACGTGCGGCTTGTATCTTCGCGCACAAGCCCCTAGCATTGGCGCCTGCGCCGATTTAAACAGCTACTTGCGGGGCGCATGACGGCCTCCGTGGAGGTCGACGAAATACCGCTAAAGCG
It includes:
- a CDS encoding TatD family hydrolase yields the protein MQLIDIGVNLTNSSFHDRQSEVVERAREAGVVQMLLTGTSLQVSEQALELCHGLDETGQTLFATAGIHPHDANSWNADSERQLRQLLTQPRVRAVGECGLDFNRDFSPRPLQEKALEAQLTLAAALQLPVFLHERDASARLLDILKAFRDQLPAAVVHCFTGERQALFAYLDLDLHIGITGWICDERRGTHLHGLVGNIPEGRLMLESDAPYLLPRTLRPKPKSGRNEPAFLPAVLHEVARHRGETAEHTAAHTTACARAFFDLPEVS
- a CDS encoding transglycosylase SLT domain-containing protein, whose amino-acid sequence is MTARILLTLLLVIGLLIAGPATARLAGPQQTSSHSQPRDFPQISSAKVLRVLVNQSRNSSGEVKGEPVGIEYHRVRALEHYLNARLGEKHRLQVKLVPKAKGQLPGALLRGEGDIAAPGELFDPALVHQLVASDPVVDRVSLVLVGRKGARSVARAEQLSGRTVALISASAAGVAIEAVNRQLALRKRAPIKIEWVDPTLAVEDVLEMVQAGIYPLTVVERPIAERWQRVMPKLRLDTRVKLGEPQAVRWYVRRDAPVLEQTLNRFLATYRAPENQNAAFERIYRRQYRVHNPLARQERQRLEAVRSVLQRHGEAQSIDWLNLAALAYKESTLNPQARGGGGAHGLMQITPSAAQRVGVNNTATVDGNVQAGARYLALIRRKFFASPALNDRERMAFTLAAYNLGPERVQAMRAEARRRGLNGNQWFFQTERVAMEQVGMGPVNFVNSVNKYYLAYNRERLALERTRQR